In Mangrovivirga cuniculi, the following proteins share a genomic window:
- a CDS encoding nucleoid-associated protein: MFNLKNARLDRLAVHRVGSKTDPESLDLSKDEITPDEDILNLLKKFFLKPFSEERFFSFKHSTDISLNECYYYVKEVFADPEKFYDNSCKIASLLHSESRHPNIKTGELYVSYFDDVNFGENITEAIGIFKSESKDTYLKVYPKKSTYQVDAERG, encoded by the coding sequence ATGTTTAATTTAAAGAATGCCCGGCTGGACCGGCTTGCAGTTCACAGAGTAGGAAGTAAGACAGATCCGGAGTCTCTTGACCTTTCAAAGGATGAAATCACACCAGATGAAGATATATTAAACCTTCTTAAAAAGTTTTTTCTAAAGCCGTTTAGTGAGGAACGGTTTTTCAGCTTCAAGCATTCTACTGATATCAGTCTCAATGAATGTTATTATTATGTAAAAGAGGTTTTTGCCGATCCGGAAAAATTCTATGATAACAGCTGTAAAATAGCGAGCTTGCTCCACAGTGAATCCAGGCATCCCAATATCAAGACTGGTGAACTCTATGTTTCTTATTTTGACGATGTGAACTTCGGTGAGAATATAACTGAGGCGATCGGAATATTTAAATCAGAATCAAAAGACACCTATCTTAAAGTATATCCAAAAAAGAGTACTTACCAGGTCGATGCTGAAAGAGGGTGA
- a CDS encoding nucleoid-associated protein, which yields MNINKLDKGCLIFNVEEEDGYRLLIIDKTNKGGEAQYWMDDFLQVKIHENNYYHTESYLDLCMNFVEEVFPEADKIDKIGMKQNASNYFKEKESFNVKEFEDEVMQQPEIIDAFNDYKSQYQETKQVKTYDEFDINKSAVKKSSKFIKSVLKLDKNFHIYVHGDRSKIERGYDEGKQLNYYTVYFEEEN from the coding sequence GTGAATATCAATAAATTAGATAAGGGCTGCCTGATATTCAATGTTGAGGAAGAAGATGGTTACCGTCTTTTGATCATCGATAAAACCAATAAAGGGGGAGAAGCCCAGTATTGGATGGATGATTTTCTACAGGTAAAAATTCACGAGAATAATTACTATCACACCGAATCTTATCTCGATCTGTGTATGAACTTTGTTGAGGAGGTTTTTCCGGAAGCTGATAAGATCGACAAAATTGGCATGAAGCAAAATGCATCTAACTACTTCAAGGAGAAGGAATCATTTAATGTAAAAGAGTTTGAAGATGAAGTAATGCAGCAGCCGGAGATCATTGACGCCTTCAATGATTATAAGAGTCAGTACCAGGAAACGAAACAAGTAAAAACTTACGATGAGTTTGATATAAACAAATCTGCGGTAAAGAAGAGCAGTAAGTTTATTAAGTCCGTGCTAAAGCTGGATAAGAATTTCCATATCTATGTTCACGGAGACCGTTCAAAAATTGAAAGAGGATATGATGAAGGCAAACAGTTAAATTATTATACTGTTTACTTTGAAGAAGAAAACTAA
- a CDS encoding toxin-antitoxin system YwqK family antitoxin, whose amino-acid sequence MRLFLTFCLTILSSFFIYSQEIISVDTLSGQGELIEGKKIGKWEYQSEDNNIVVKANYSDDGKRDKKWKVYANKRLRLAVNYENGIIQGKVIQYYSNGNIDVSIDYENDSINGTVVRYSPFGVPLVKSEYTNNVQNGSHEEYYQTGQLKLKGQFEDGEKTGEFLEYGPDGVLVAKVNYKEGQPHGESVFYYEDGVVKDERNYQNGVPAGAWNEYYPNGVLASEYHFKVGLKDSIYLEYFPAGSKRVEGMYELGSKTGTWNYYFENGKKYATGEYRNNYETGKWRYYYLSGGLEEEGKYVLGLRNGQWYSFYESGKLYSIGYYMNGNQDGLWGFFHENGKLMQEETWDDGLLVSVTDFFTASGDTLSTGNLKYGTGDVIEYSPKGNIAGKGRYESGLRTGPWIFYHSDGETIESQGNYEEGLKTGEWKFYFDNGILESEGEFEEDEKTGVWNYYNTSGRLLEKLNHSESNSNE is encoded by the coding sequence ATGAGGCTATTTTTAACTTTTTGCTTAACCATACTTTCATCATTTTTTATCTATTCTCAGGAGATAATTTCAGTTGACACCTTATCAGGTCAGGGTGAGTTAATAGAAGGCAAGAAAATTGGTAAATGGGAATATCAGTCGGAAGACAATAATATAGTTGTTAAAGCAAACTATTCTGATGACGGCAAACGCGATAAAAAATGGAAAGTTTATGCAAATAAGCGATTACGTCTTGCTGTGAATTATGAAAATGGAATTATCCAGGGTAAAGTAATTCAATATTATTCAAATGGTAATATCGATGTTAGCATCGATTATGAGAATGACTCCATCAATGGGACGGTTGTGAGGTACTCACCCTTCGGAGTTCCATTAGTTAAATCTGAATATACTAACAATGTACAAAACGGATCTCATGAAGAATATTATCAAACCGGCCAGTTAAAACTTAAAGGCCAGTTTGAAGACGGTGAAAAGACCGGGGAATTTCTTGAATATGGTCCAGATGGAGTTCTTGTAGCAAAAGTTAATTATAAAGAAGGCCAGCCTCATGGCGAATCAGTTTTTTATTATGAGGATGGAGTGGTAAAGGACGAGAGAAATTACCAGAATGGAGTACCAGCCGGAGCATGGAATGAGTATTATCCAAACGGGGTTTTGGCTTCTGAGTATCATTTTAAAGTCGGCCTGAAAGATTCCATATATCTCGAATATTTTCCTGCCGGCTCAAAAAGAGTCGAAGGGATGTATGAACTGGGTTCAAAAACCGGCACCTGGAATTATTACTTTGAAAATGGTAAAAAATATGCAACCGGTGAATACAGAAACAACTATGAAACTGGCAAATGGAGATATTACTATTTGTCGGGAGGTTTAGAAGAAGAAGGTAAATATGTATTGGGACTTAGGAATGGTCAGTGGTATAGTTTTTATGAATCCGGTAAACTTTATAGTATCGGATATTATATGAATGGAAATCAGGATGGATTGTGGGGATTCTTTCATGAAAATGGTAAATTAATGCAAGAGGAAACCTGGGACGATGGGCTCCTGGTTTCTGTAACTGATTTCTTTACTGCCTCCGGTGATACTTTATCAACGGGAAATTTAAAATATGGAACGGGTGATGTGATCGAATATTCACCTAAAGGTAATATTGCAGGCAAAGGACGTTATGAAAGCGGATTGAGAACTGGCCCCTGGATTTTTTATCATTCTGATGGAGAAACAATAGAAAGCCAGGGTAATTATGAGGAAGGACTCAAGACTGGAGAGTGGAAATTTTATTTCGATAATGGTATACTGGAATCAGAAGGGGAATTTGAAGAAGATGAAAAAACAGGAGTCTGGAATTATTACAATACTAGTGGCAGGTTACTTGAAAAGTTAAATCATTCTGAAAGTAACTCAAATGAATAA
- a CDS encoding MBL fold metallo-hydrolase, which produces MIEIKFCGAAKTVTGSAHLITIDNETKVLLECGLYQGSDPTFKEFNEDWQFDPESIDLVILSHAHIDHSGRIPKLYKDGYKGNVICTHATRDLCSIMLLDTAHINQREVERKRKRGQNVEPLYTSEDVYECLDDFISYPFNKWIDIHPKIKLLFRDAGHILGSASVTLKITTSGEKRY; this is translated from the coding sequence ATGATCGAGATCAAATTTTGCGGTGCTGCAAAAACAGTTACCGGAAGTGCCCATCTCATTACTATCGATAATGAGACCAAAGTTTTATTAGAATGTGGTCTGTATCAGGGATCAGATCCTACCTTTAAAGAGTTTAACGAAGATTGGCAGTTTGATCCCGAATCAATTGACCTTGTGATCCTTTCTCATGCTCACATCGACCATTCCGGTCGAATCCCGAAACTTTATAAAGACGGTTATAAGGGTAATGTTATTTGTACTCACGCTACCCGGGACCTATGTTCAATAATGCTTCTTGATACAGCACACATAAATCAGAGAGAAGTTGAACGAAAAAGAAAAAGAGGACAAAATGTAGAACCTCTGTATACATCAGAAGATGTTTATGAATGCCTTGATGACTTCATCAGTTATCCTTTCAATAAATGGATCGATATACATCCTAAAATAAAACTTCTTTTCAGAGATGCCGGCCACATTTTAGGAAGTGCAAGTGTTACATTAAAAATAACCACTTCGGGGGAGAAAAGGTATTAG
- a CDS encoding MBL fold metallo-hydrolase, translating to MPELDYLIMESTYGGEQHKELPDDEERFHDIIHQTCVENKGKLIIPAFSVGRTQELVYLLDRLENSGKLPKIPVYVDSPLAINATDIFRLNPQCYDKELVEYMQTDPNPFGFNNLHYTRQVDDSKAINDLQGPAIIISASGMVTAGRILHHIYNHCENPRNTILMVGFCAPYTLGEKIRSKPETIKLFGRELKLKARVEIMDSFSAHADENEMVAFLSNQDKNKLKNIFLIHGEENRQEAFKKRLEEEGYSNVIIPELTESVRLN from the coding sequence ATGCCTGAATTAGATTATCTTATTATGGAATCAACTTACGGAGGAGAACAACACAAAGAACTTCCGGATGATGAAGAACGATTCCATGATATAATTCATCAGACATGCGTAGAAAACAAAGGGAAACTTATTATTCCTGCATTTAGTGTTGGCAGGACTCAAGAATTGGTATACTTATTAGACAGGCTTGAGAATTCAGGTAAATTGCCCAAAATTCCTGTATATGTTGATAGCCCTTTAGCAATAAACGCTACTGATATCTTCAGACTTAATCCTCAATGTTACGATAAAGAACTGGTGGAATATATGCAGACAGATCCCAATCCGTTTGGATTTAATAACTTGCATTATACACGGCAAGTTGATGATAGTAAAGCGATCAATGACCTACAGGGGCCTGCGATAATAATAAGTGCAAGCGGTATGGTTACCGCAGGGAGAATCCTTCACCACATTTATAACCACTGTGAAAACCCGAGAAACACCATATTAATGGTTGGCTTTTGCGCCCCATATACTTTAGGAGAAAAAATCCGATCAAAACCTGAGACAATTAAATTATTTGGTCGTGAACTTAAACTTAAAGCAAGGGTGGAAATTATGGATTCATTTAGTGCTCATGCGGACGAAAATGAAATGGTGGCTTTTCTCTCAAATCAGGATAAGAATAAATTGAAAAATATATTTTTGATCCATGGAGAAGAAAACCGACAGGAGGCCTTTAAAAAACGACTTGAGGAGGAGGGATATTCAAATGTGATTATACCTGAACTTACTGAGAGTGTCAGATTGAATTAG
- a CDS encoding Rieske (2Fe-2S) protein translates to MKKYTIFKSLEAMDNSFPLGERKLIKAGDKIILLIRHSEKKLLASEPTCPHNNKKLVEAPITNDQHLVCPMHGYRFDINTGEEEKHRCRNLIFYETQITDNGVFLYC, encoded by the coding sequence ATGAAGAAATACACTATTTTTAAATCTCTTGAAGCGATGGACAATTCTTTTCCTTTGGGAGAAAGGAAGCTGATCAAAGCAGGAGATAAGATTATACTACTTATCAGGCATTCTGAAAAAAAATTACTTGCCTCAGAACCCACTTGCCCGCATAATAATAAAAAACTTGTTGAAGCTCCAATTACAAATGATCAGCATCTGGTATGCCCCATGCATGGTTATCGATTTGATATCAATACCGGAGAAGAAGAAAAACACAGGTGTAGAAATCTGATATTCTATGAAACTCAAATTACTGATAACGGCGTTTTTTTGTATTGCTAA
- the fumC gene encoding class II fumarate hydratase, protein MDVRIEKDTMGQVEVPADKYWGAQTQRSLMNFKIGGEPMKMPMEVIRAFAVLKKAAALTNAELGVLDQEKAETIKAVCEEISEGKHDDQFPLKVWQTGSGTQSNMNSNEVIANRGHVLKGGSLTDDKKFLHPNDDVNKSQSSNDTFPTAMHIAAYSFLVKETIPKVKKLRDTLDKKAKDFNDVVKIGRTHFMDATPLTLGMEFSGYVSQLDHGLKALENSFDHLSELALGGTAVGTGLNTPKGYADLVAKKIAEITDLPFVSAENKFEALAAHDAMVETSGALRQLAVSLMKIGNDIRMLASGPRSGIGEILIPENEPGSSIMPGKVNPTQCEALTMVCAQVIGLDNACAVGGMNGHFELNVFKPMMIYNVLTSARLIGDACESFNDNCAVGIEPNQEVIKDKLEKSLMLVTALNTHIGYENAAKIAKKAYKEGTTLKEAAVELELLTEEQFDEWVKPEDMVGSLK, encoded by the coding sequence ATGGATGTTCGTATAGAAAAAGATACTATGGGGCAGGTAGAAGTTCCTGCTGACAAATACTGGGGAGCCCAGACCCAGCGTTCACTAATGAATTTCAAAATAGGTGGAGAGCCGATGAAGATGCCTATGGAAGTAATCCGGGCATTTGCTGTACTTAAAAAAGCAGCTGCATTGACGAATGCTGAGCTTGGAGTGCTTGATCAGGAAAAAGCTGAAACCATTAAAGCCGTATGCGAAGAAATATCTGAAGGAAAGCACGATGATCAGTTTCCTTTAAAAGTCTGGCAGACAGGTTCTGGTACTCAGAGTAATATGAACTCAAACGAAGTTATCGCAAACAGAGGCCATGTTTTAAAAGGAGGATCATTAACAGATGATAAAAAGTTTTTACATCCAAATGATGATGTAAACAAGTCCCAGTCAAGCAACGATACCTTCCCGACAGCAATGCATATCGCTGCATATAGTTTTTTGGTAAAAGAGACTATTCCAAAAGTTAAAAAACTAAGAGATACTTTAGATAAAAAAGCGAAAGATTTTAATGATGTTGTTAAGATCGGCCGTACGCACTTTATGGATGCAACTCCTCTTACCTTAGGCATGGAGTTCAGTGGGTATGTTTCCCAGCTTGATCACGGATTAAAAGCGTTGGAAAATTCATTTGATCACTTGAGCGAGCTGGCTCTAGGTGGTACAGCGGTGGGTACCGGATTGAACACACCAAAAGGGTATGCAGATCTTGTAGCTAAAAAAATTGCAGAGATCACAGATCTACCATTCGTTAGCGCAGAAAATAAATTTGAAGCTCTTGCTGCCCATGATGCAATGGTTGAAACTAGCGGCGCTCTAAGACAATTGGCAGTAAGTTTAATGAAAATCGGAAATGATATCCGTATGCTGGCAAGTGGTCCGAGATCAGGAATTGGTGAAATCTTAATTCCGGAAAACGAACCAGGATCTTCAATTATGCCTGGAAAAGTTAACCCAACACAATGTGAGGCCTTAACGATGGTTTGTGCCCAGGTGATTGGCCTGGATAATGCATGTGCAGTTGGCGGCATGAACGGTCATTTTGAATTAAATGTTTTCAAGCCAATGATGATCTATAATGTGCTGACTTCAGCAAGATTAATTGGTGATGCATGTGAATCATTTAATGATAATTGTGCTGTAGGAATTGAGCCTAACCAAGAAGTGATTAAGGATAAACTTGAAAAATCATTGATGCTTGTTACAGCACTCAATACTCATATAGGTTATGAAAACGCTGCTAAAATTGCTAAAAAGGCCTATAAAGAAGGTACTACTCTGAAAGAAGCAGCTGTTGAACTTGAACTTTTAACAGAGGAACAATTTGACGAATGGGTAAAACCAGAAGATATGGTCGGTAGTCTGAAATAA
- a CDS encoding Ezrin/radixin/moesin family protein: MNRNLVVLLVMVIGLSLAPMESHAQLSKKERKEWKKKKKSMSEEAFKQMVDENKALKAQVSSLNNQLSAMEPQLNEKDNTIAKLEKQLRQAQAEVTAAQRALEEAAAGGGQQQSAGSGYSMDESGVLFKVQVGAFKDKDLSKYFENHPNFGGETEDGLQKITLGQFRDYWEADTFKKYLREMGVKDAWIVAYKDGNRVPLKDVLEGVI; this comes from the coding sequence ATGAATAGAAATCTAGTCGTTTTATTAGTTATGGTTATCGGATTATCATTAGCACCGATGGAAAGCCATGCACAGCTCTCTAAGAAGGAAAGAAAAGAGTGGAAAAAGAAAAAGAAGTCCATGTCTGAAGAAGCATTCAAGCAGATGGTGGATGAAAATAAAGCATTAAAAGCACAGGTAAGCAGTCTAAACAACCAGCTTTCGGCGATGGAACCACAGTTAAATGAAAAGGATAACACCATTGCTAAATTGGAAAAGCAATTAAGACAAGCTCAGGCAGAAGTTACTGCTGCTCAAAGAGCTCTTGAAGAAGCTGCAGCCGGTGGAGGGCAACAACAATCTGCAGGATCCGGTTATTCAATGGATGAAAGCGGAGTACTTTTCAAAGTGCAGGTTGGTGCTTTTAAGGATAAAGACCTTAGCAAATATTTCGAAAACCACCCTAATTTCGGTGGTGAAACTGAAGATGGCCTTCAAAAAATTACTTTAGGTCAATTCCGCGATTACTGGGAAGCAGATACTTTTAAAAAGTATTTAAGAGAAATGGGCGTTAAAGACGCCTGGATCGTTGCTTACAAAGACGGAAACAGAGTTCCTTTAAAGGACGTTCTGGAAGGAGTTATCTAA